In Pseudoalteromonas carrageenovora IAM 12662, the following proteins share a genomic window:
- a CDS encoding SURF1 family protein, giving the protein MQLVLWHKQKLSSIITLCMVAVVVLICVRLGFWQLQRAEQKQQQLTAIEKLQTQGVMSWQQLTNLPSNWNKTGVLVELTGAFIQGQYWLLDNQVYNGQVGYDLLILFKPADDSHTILVNLGWVKAPLSRSELPKIKLPTKRFTLIAQIKESNLSGFTLEREAAPSNIRIQNIDLNKLSQTSQQKLVNYMAYRQGEGDELATPHYKAVVMSPQKHHAYAVQWFLIAIACVFVAVFASKKRTQNEK; this is encoded by the coding sequence ATGCAGTTAGTTTTATGGCACAAACAAAAGCTTAGCTCAATAATCACACTTTGTATGGTGGCGGTTGTGGTACTTATTTGTGTGCGCTTAGGGTTTTGGCAGCTACAAAGAGCTGAGCAAAAACAGCAGCAGTTAACGGCTATTGAAAAATTGCAAACCCAAGGTGTTATGAGTTGGCAGCAACTTACTAATTTACCATCTAACTGGAATAAAACAGGGGTGTTGGTTGAATTAACTGGGGCATTTATTCAAGGGCAATATTGGCTGTTAGATAATCAAGTTTATAACGGGCAAGTCGGATACGACTTATTAATCTTGTTTAAACCAGCAGATGACTCCCACACTATTTTGGTAAACCTTGGCTGGGTTAAGGCTCCGTTATCTCGAAGTGAATTACCAAAAATAAAGCTTCCTACTAAGCGCTTTACATTAATTGCACAAATAAAAGAGAGCAACCTCAGTGGCTTTACGCTTGAACGCGAAGCTGCTCCCTCCAATATTAGAATTCAAAATATTGACCTTAATAAGCTAAGCCAAACCAGTCAGCAAAAACTCGTTAACTACATGGCTTATAGGCAAGGTGAAGGGGATGAATTAGCTACTCCTCATTATAAAGCTGTTGTTATGAGCCCGCAAAAACATCATGCCTACGCAGTACAGTGGTTTTTAATCGCCATTGCTTGTGTATTCGTGGCTGTTTTTGCAAGTAAAAAAAGGACACAAAATGAAAAATAA
- the lexA gene encoding transcriptional repressor LexA produces the protein MRPLTKRQAQILELIKVFIKDTGMPPTRAEIAQTLGFKSANAAEEHLKALAKKGVIKMKPGASRGIQLIEEEEPEQLGLPLIGRVAAGSPILAQEHVESHCKIDPLMFKPAADFLLRVNGMSMKDIGIMDGDLLAVHRTQTAENGQVVVARVDEDVTVKRLEKAGRKVLLHAENEEFTPIEVDLENESFNIEGLAVGVIRNADWM, from the coding sequence ATGCGACCATTAACGAAACGCCAAGCTCAAATACTAGAACTCATTAAAGTTTTTATTAAAGACACTGGTATGCCTCCTACACGTGCCGAAATAGCGCAAACATTAGGTTTTAAAAGTGCTAATGCAGCAGAAGAGCACTTAAAAGCGCTTGCTAAAAAGGGTGTAATTAAGATGAAGCCAGGCGCCAGCCGTGGAATTCAATTAATTGAAGAAGAAGAGCCAGAGCAGTTAGGCCTACCACTTATAGGGCGTGTTGCTGCAGGTTCTCCTATTTTGGCGCAAGAACATGTTGAGAGCCACTGCAAAATAGACCCTTTGATGTTTAAACCTGCCGCCGATTTTTTACTTCGTGTAAATGGCATGAGTATGAAAGACATTGGTATTATGGATGGCGATTTACTGGCTGTACATCGCACTCAAACCGCTGAAAACGGACAAGTTGTGGTTGCACGAGTAGATGAAGATGTAACCGTAAAACGCCTAGAAAAAGCAGGCCGTAAAGTATTATTACACGCCGAAAACGAAGAGTTTACGCCAATAGAAGTAGACCTTGAAAATGAGTCTTTTAATATTGAAGGCTTAGCGGTAGGTGTAATCAGAAACGCCGATTGGATGTAA
- a CDS encoding cytochrome c oxidase assembly protein, giving the protein MTHAPLLKRLVLICIGMFAFAFALVPLYDVFCDVTGLNGKPSLEQAKLSTQVTQNREIGVSFTTHAQSGAPFVVKSKEYSVAVKPGAMREVMFSAKNNSNLDKVMQAVPSVSPGKAAKYLHKIACFCFDQQPLKAGEELEFKLLFYVDTALPTDIEELTLSYTVFDISEQLVASNN; this is encoded by the coding sequence ATGACTCACGCGCCGCTACTTAAACGCTTAGTACTTATTTGCATAGGTATGTTTGCTTTTGCTTTTGCCTTAGTGCCCTTATACGACGTATTTTGCGATGTAACAGGGCTAAATGGTAAGCCATCGCTTGAGCAAGCAAAGCTAAGTACACAGGTTACTCAAAACCGAGAAATAGGGGTGAGTTTTACAACCCATGCGCAAAGTGGCGCGCCATTTGTTGTTAAGTCAAAAGAATACAGTGTTGCTGTTAAACCCGGTGCTATGCGTGAGGTAATGTTTAGCGCTAAAAATAACAGTAACCTCGATAAAGTAATGCAAGCTGTGCCCTCGGTTTCTCCCGGTAAAGCGGCTAAGTATTTACATAAAATTGCCTGTTTTTGCTTTGATCAGCAACCGCTAAAAGCAGGGGAGGAACTTGAGTTTAAACTACTTTTTTATGTCGATACCGCATTACCAACCGATATAGAAGAGCTAACTTTATCGTACACCGTATTTGATATTAGTGAGCAGCTAGTAGCGAGCAATAACTAG
- a CDS encoding DUF2909 domain-containing protein, with protein sequence MIIELSFCLCHKTNCIRFNPVIIKIIIVLLLLFILFNLFRALFIMVSGKTNGRPMSHFLGRRVIFSVVVLIMVIAALKFGFIKANNSPINATAHIQIQINIAIPHLQNASTKQQLEMQNAYL encoded by the coding sequence GTGATTATTGAGCTAAGCTTTTGTTTGTGCCATAAAACTAACTGCATAAGGTTCAACCCAGTGATTATTAAAATTATTATCGTACTGTTGTTATTGTTTATACTTTTTAACTTATTTAGAGCTTTATTTATTATGGTATCGGGTAAAACAAATGGACGGCCTATGTCTCACTTTTTAGGCCGCCGCGTGATATTTTCGGTTGTTGTATTAATTATGGTAATTGCCGCACTTAAATTTGGCTTTATTAAAGCTAATAATTCCCCAATAAATGCTACAGCACATATACAAATACAAATAAACATAGCCATACCACATCTACAAAATGCCAGTACCAAGCAGCAGCTTGAAATGCAAAATGCTTATCTTTAG
- the ctaD gene encoding cytochrome c oxidase subunit I, whose amino-acid sequence MSSIVEQSNANEAHHGHHPAKGFKRWLYTTNHKDIGSLYLIFSLTMFLIGGAMAMVIRAELFQPGLQLIEPHFFNQMTTVHGLIMVFGAVMPAFTGLANWMVPLMIGAPDMALPRMNNWSFWILPFAFLILLASLFMPGGGPAFGWTFYAPLSTTYSNDNTALFVFAVHIMGISSIMGAINVIVTIVNLRAPGMTWMKLPLFVWTWLITAFLLIAVMPVLAGAVTMVLTDKYFATSFFDAAGGGDPVMFQHIFWFFGHPEVYIMILPAFGIISTIVPTFSRKKLFGYASMVYATSSIALLSFIVWAHHMFTTGMPVAGELFFMYATMLISVPTGVKVFNWVATMWKGSISFEVPMLFSIAFIVLFTLGGFSGLMLAITPADFQYHDTYFVVAHFHYVLVTGAIFSIMAGAYYWLPKWTGNMFNITLAKWHFWLSLVSVNVLFFPMHFVGLAGMPRRIPDYALQFADFNAIISIGGFAFGLSQLLFVAVVIKCARGGDKVPAKVWDGAEGLEWEVESPAPYHTFSTPPEIK is encoded by the coding sequence ATGAGTAGCATAGTAGAACAATCTAACGCCAATGAAGCTCACCACGGTCATCATCCTGCAAAAGGCTTTAAGCGCTGGTTATATACAACCAATCATAAAGATATTGGCAGCTTATATTTAATTTTTTCGCTGACTATGTTTTTAATTGGCGGCGCTATGGCTATGGTCATTAGGGCCGAATTATTTCAACCTGGGTTACAGCTAATTGAGCCTCATTTTTTTAATCAAATGACCACTGTACATGGCTTGATTATGGTATTTGGTGCGGTTATGCCAGCCTTTACCGGCCTTGCTAACTGGATGGTGCCATTAATGATTGGTGCGCCAGATATGGCACTACCAAGAATGAATAACTGGAGCTTTTGGATATTACCCTTCGCATTTTTAATCCTGCTGGCTTCTTTATTTATGCCTGGCGGTGGGCCTGCATTCGGCTGGACTTTTTACGCTCCCCTTTCAACTACTTACAGTAACGATAATACTGCGTTGTTTGTATTTGCCGTTCATATTATGGGTATCAGCTCAATTATGGGGGCAATCAATGTAATTGTGACCATAGTTAATTTACGTGCTCCGGGTATGACATGGATGAAGCTTCCGTTATTCGTGTGGACATGGCTAATAACTGCATTTTTGTTAATTGCTGTTATGCCTGTACTTGCGGGAGCTGTGACCATGGTACTCACTGATAAATACTTTGCTACTAGCTTTTTCGATGCGGCCGGCGGTGGCGACCCGGTTATGTTTCAGCACATATTTTGGTTTTTTGGTCACCCTGAAGTATACATCATGATTTTGCCAGCTTTTGGCATTATATCGACCATAGTACCTACCTTTTCACGTAAAAAACTATTTGGTTATGCGTCCATGGTGTACGCCACCTCATCCATTGCGCTACTTAGTTTTATTGTATGGGCTCACCACATGTTTACCACAGGTATGCCGGTGGCTGGCGAATTATTTTTTATGTACGCAACGATGCTTATATCGGTGCCAACTGGAGTAAAAGTATTTAACTGGGTAGCGACCATGTGGAAAGGCTCAATTAGCTTTGAAGTCCCCATGCTATTTAGTATTGCCTTTATTGTGCTGTTTACCTTAGGAGGCTTTTCTGGGTTGATGTTAGCCATTACACCTGCTGATTTTCAGTATCACGATACGTACTTTGTGGTGGCGCATTTTCACTATGTATTAGTAACCGGGGCCATCTTTTCGATAATGGCGGGTGCTTATTACTGGCTGCCTAAATGGACCGGTAATATGTTTAATATTACCTTGGCTAAATGGCATTTTTGGCTATCGCTTGTCAGTGTAAATGTACTGTTTTTTCCTATGCATTTTGTAGGGCTTGCCGGTATGCCCAGGCGTATTCCAGATTATGCGCTGCAGTTTGCCGATTTTAACGCCATTATTAGTATTGGTGGGTTTGCATTTGGTTTATCGCAGCTTTTATTTGTGGCCGTGGTAATTAAGTGCGCCCGAGGTGGCGATAAAGTGCCTGCAAAAGTGTGGGATGGTGCCGAAGGTTTAGAGTGGGAAGTTGAATCGCCAGCGCCGTATCATACCTTTTCTACACCACCGGAAATTAAGTAA
- the coxB gene encoding cytochrome c oxidase subunit II, translated as MGKLTSTLWFVLIVFPQHVMANSQYNMRKGVTDISNNVYQLHMTIFLICCVIGVIVFAIMFWALIHHRKSKGAVPAQFHESTKVEILWTAIPFVILIAMAIPATKTLIAMEDASKADLTIKITGSQWKWHYEYMGEDVAFYSILSTPQDEIANLADKNPNYLLEVDKPLVLPINQKVRFLMTSDDVIHSWWVPDFAVKKDANPGFINETWTNINEEGIYRGQCAELCGKDHGFMPVVVEAKSQEDFNAWLADSKQAKQKAALADAALLDQTLPKEELMTLGEQVYMASCAACHQPTGMGLPGVFPALKGSPVVLGDIKDHIDIVIHGRPGTAMQAFAKQLSIKQLAAVITYKRNAWGNDTGDVIQPSEIQAALDADGEAN; from the coding sequence ATGGGTAAACTGACCTCTACCTTGTGGTTTGTATTGATTGTTTTTCCGCAGCATGTAATGGCAAATAGCCAATACAATATGCGCAAAGGCGTAACCGATATAAGCAATAATGTATATCAGCTACACATGACCATATTTTTAATATGTTGTGTGATTGGGGTGATAGTGTTCGCAATTATGTTTTGGGCACTTATTCATCACCGTAAATCTAAAGGGGCAGTACCTGCCCAATTTCATGAAAGTACTAAAGTAGAAATACTTTGGACTGCCATCCCATTTGTTATCTTAATTGCCATGGCAATCCCTGCCACTAAAACACTTATTGCAATGGAAGATGCCAGCAAAGCTGATTTAACCATTAAAATTACGGGTTCGCAGTGGAAGTGGCATTACGAATACATGGGTGAGGATGTCGCGTTTTACTCAATTTTATCTACCCCTCAAGATGAAATAGCCAACCTTGCAGATAAAAATCCAAATTATTTGCTTGAAGTTGATAAGCCATTAGTGCTGCCAATTAATCAAAAAGTACGTTTTTTAATGACCTCAGATGACGTTATTCACTCTTGGTGGGTACCTGACTTTGCTGTTAAAAAAGATGCAAACCCCGGCTTCATAAACGAAACATGGACCAACATTAACGAAGAAGGTATTTACCGAGGACAGTGCGCTGAGCTGTGCGGTAAAGATCATGGCTTTATGCCAGTGGTGGTTGAGGCAAAATCGCAGGAAGATTTTAATGCTTGGCTTGCTGATTCAAAACAAGCAAAGCAAAAAGCGGCATTAGCCGATGCAGCTCTGCTTGATCAAACGTTGCCTAAAGAAGAGTTAATGACTTTAGGCGAGCAAGTGTATATGGCAAGTTGCGCCGCGTGTCATCAGCCAACGGGCATGGGCTTACCGGGCGTATTTCCTGCACTTAAAGGCAGCCCCGTTGTGCTTGGTGATATAAAAGATCACATTGATATTGTGATCCATGGTCGCCCTGGTACTGCAATGCAAGCTTTTGCTAAACAACTATCAATAAAACAACTTGCGGCAGTCATTACCTACAAACGCAATGCGTGGGGTAACGATACGGGTGATGTAATTCAACCTAGTGAGATTCAGGCAGCACTTGATGCTGATGGGGAGGCGAACTAA
- a CDS encoding STAS domain-containing protein, producing the protein MLKLPSELAITQVETLHQDLLQELNSNDDICIDVSDVRSADTASIQLLCSLQKHLQTIHHKIIWVGSSEALTHTVNQLGLSQYLILESKG; encoded by the coding sequence ATGCTAAAGCTACCCAGTGAACTTGCCATCACGCAAGTTGAGACTCTACATCAAGATTTACTCCAAGAACTCAATAGCAATGATGATATTTGCATTGACGTTAGTGATGTTAGATCTGCTGACACTGCTTCAATTCAACTTTTATGTTCCCTACAAAAACACCTGCAAACCATCCATCATAAAATAATTTGGGTTGGCAGCAGCGAAGCGTTAACGCATACCGTTAATCAACTCGGTTTAAGTCAATATTTAATACTCGAAAGTAAAGGTTAG
- a CDS encoding SCO family protein — MMRLKLCFSIVLMLFLSACSDKNSPPDVDALVYETAKPLSDFKLNNQNGELVTKAQFLGQWNLVFLGYTSCPDICPLTLVKLNNVYKNLHNDYPLQIWFMSVDPKRDTAQKRKAYIDYFNPDFLAVSGPHKDLFPLVRELGLIYAISDSNESEYAVDHSASVALVDQNGAVRAIFKPEFKQGSVPLINASQLTEEFIKIADDSKN; from the coding sequence ATGATGCGATTAAAGCTCTGTTTTAGTATTGTTTTAATGCTATTTTTATCAGCCTGTTCAGATAAAAATAGCCCCCCTGATGTAGATGCGTTAGTTTACGAAACCGCAAAACCACTGTCGGACTTTAAGCTCAATAATCAAAATGGAGAGTTAGTTACTAAAGCGCAGTTTTTAGGGCAATGGAATTTAGTATTTTTAGGTTATACAAGTTGCCCCGATATTTGCCCATTGACCCTTGTGAAGCTAAACAATGTTTATAAAAATTTGCACAACGATTACCCGCTACAAATTTGGTTTATGTCGGTCGACCCTAAGCGAGATACAGCACAAAAACGAAAAGCTTATATAGATTATTTTAATCCTGACTTTTTAGCTGTATCAGGTCCCCATAAAGACCTATTTCCTTTAGTAAGGGAGCTTGGCTTAATTTACGCTATAAGCGATTCTAACGAATCAGAATATGCAGTTGATCATAGCGCATCTGTGGCACTGGTTGATCAAAACGGTGCTGTAAGAGCTATTTTTAAGCCTGAATTTAAACAAGGCAGCGTACCGTTAATCAATGCCTCACAATTAACAGAAGAGTTTATAAAAATAGCTGACGACTCTAAAAACTAG
- a CDS encoding cytochrome c oxidase subunit 3: protein MNQEYENYYVPEQSPWPIVGAIALFFIAVGAALTVMSASKEGGGSGVYLLYVGIAVLLYMLYSWFKNVITESDQGLYSAQMDRSFRQGMSWFIFSEVMFFMAFFGALFYARILSVPWLGGAGNNAMTNEVLWPTFEAVWPLVTTPAGDTTQAMGWQGLPLINTLILLASSVTLHFAHVAMENNKRTTLKVFLGATILLGVCFLALQVEEYIHAYNDLNLTLDAGVYGNTFFLLTGFHGMHVTLGTVLLLVIFLRILKGHFTKDKHFAFQAAAWYWHFVDVVWLCLFVFVYVL, encoded by the coding sequence ATGAATCAAGAATATGAAAATTACTACGTACCAGAGCAAAGCCCGTGGCCAATAGTGGGCGCTATTGCTTTATTTTTTATTGCGGTAGGTGCTGCATTAACGGTTATGAGTGCCTCAAAAGAAGGAGGTGGGAGCGGCGTTTACTTGCTATACGTTGGTATTGCCGTGCTTTTATACATGCTTTATAGCTGGTTTAAAAATGTAATTACTGAGTCCGATCAAGGCTTATATTCAGCGCAAATGGATCGTTCGTTCAGACAAGGTATGAGCTGGTTTATTTTTTCTGAAGTAATGTTTTTTATGGCCTTTTTTGGCGCTTTATTTTACGCCCGAATACTATCTGTGCCTTGGTTAGGTGGGGCTGGCAATAATGCGATGACTAACGAGGTTTTGTGGCCCACTTTTGAAGCGGTTTGGCCGCTAGTGACAACGCCAGCAGGGGATACAACTCAAGCTATGGGTTGGCAAGGCCTACCGCTTATTAATACGCTTATATTACTCGCTTCATCGGTTACTTTGCATTTTGCCCACGTAGCAATGGAAAACAATAAACGTACGACACTTAAAGTATTTCTAGGGGCAACTATTTTATTAGGTGTTTGCTTTTTGGCTTTGCAAGTTGAGGAGTATATACACGCCTATAACGATTTAAATTTAACGCTTGATGCCGGTGTTTACGGTAATACGTTCTTTTTATTGACTGGTTTTCATGGCATGCATGTAACCCTTGGCACTGTACTGTTGCTGGTTATTTTTTTACGAATATTAAAAGGGCACTTTACTAAAGATAAGCATTTTGCATTTCAAGCTGCTGCTTGGTACTGGCATTTTGTAGATGTGGTATGGCTATGTTTATTTGTATTTGTATATGTGCTGTAG
- a CDS encoding DUF7218 family protein, which translates to MVDHGPQIKNDDQYDALRDEGMSKQKAARIANSNTHKTAVKGGKASQYEQRTKKQLYDKAKEVGISGRSKMNKQELINALRES; encoded by the coding sequence ATGGTAGATCATGGTCCACAAATTAAAAACGACGATCAGTACGATGCACTTCGCGATGAGGGCATGAGTAAACAAAAAGCAGCACGTATTGCCAATAGCAATACCCATAAAACAGCTGTTAAAGGCGGCAAAGCCTCTCAGTATGAGCAACGTACAAAAAAACAGTTATACGACAAAGCAAAAGAGGTGGGTATTAGCGGGCGATCTAAAATGAACAAACAAGAGCTAATAAATGCCCTGCGTGAAAGCTAA
- a CDS encoding PaaI family thioesterase: protein MSIWHQPITLELCKQLEEGIDGQGTLMKTMGIEVTEISDDYLVATMPAIPEHHNPMGMVHGGANVVLAETVASYAANFVVDFTKFYCVGQEISASHLKASRNGTLTATAKAFHIGKRSSVWEIKITNSRNELCCVSKMTAAVVERR from the coding sequence ATGAGTATTTGGCACCAACCCATCACTTTAGAGCTTTGCAAACAGTTAGAAGAAGGCATTGACGGCCAAGGCACATTAATGAAAACCATGGGTATTGAAGTCACAGAAATTAGTGATGATTACCTAGTTGCCACTATGCCTGCCATACCTGAACATCATAATCCTATGGGTATGGTTCACGGTGGTGCAAATGTAGTACTTGCTGAAACAGTAGCAAGCTATGCTGCTAATTTTGTTGTCGACTTTACAAAATTTTATTGTGTAGGGCAGGAAATTAGCGCAAGCCATTTAAAAGCGTCTCGCAATGGTACTTTAACTGCAACCGCTAAGGCTTTCCATATAGGTAAACGTAGTTCTGTGTGGGAAATAAAAATAACAAATAGTCGCAATGAGCTATGCTGCGTATCAAAAATGACCGCAGCAGTTGTAGAGCGCAGGTAA
- a CDS encoding COX15/CtaA family protein yields the protein MYKNYKNYVLITGLLALVVVALGAYTRLSDAGLGCPDWPGCYGFLTVPKHEADIALATQSYPDMMFETAKAWKEMIHRYFAGALGLLILGLFILAFLKRQYPTTPVKLPLALLLLVVFQAALGMWTVTMNLQPLIVMGHLLGGFSILSLITLLYLRLTAKPIMGGDSGAKRYFSLSLVALGVLIIQIALGGWLAANYAAPHCNGLPLCSYAQPFSLSSVFQLPLEHSNYEFGVLSQQARMSIHLLHRIWALVTCVVLAFIMWRIYSQAYSQKIKNCVVSVLVALLCQISLGLAVVHWHFPLGVALAHNLMAAILLLTMVRLCYYLKSRT from the coding sequence ATGTATAAAAATTATAAAAACTATGTATTAATAACAGGCTTACTTGCTTTAGTTGTAGTGGCATTGGGTGCCTACACCCGACTAAGTGATGCAGGCCTTGGTTGCCCAGATTGGCCCGGCTGTTATGGTTTTTTAACCGTCCCAAAACATGAAGCTGATATAGCACTCGCTACTCAAAGCTACCCCGACATGATGTTTGAAACCGCAAAAGCGTGGAAAGAAATGATCCATCGTTATTTTGCAGGTGCCTTAGGTTTACTTATTTTAGGTTTGTTTATATTGGCCTTTTTAAAGCGCCAATATCCAACTACACCCGTTAAGTTGCCTCTGGCTTTACTTTTACTTGTAGTATTTCAGGCCGCACTTGGAATGTGGACTGTAACCATGAACTTACAGCCACTTATTGTGATGGGCCATTTATTAGGTGGCTTTAGTATTTTATCGCTAATTACACTTTTGTATTTACGCTTAACAGCCAAACCTATAATGGGTGGAGACAGCGGCGCAAAAAGGTATTTTAGCTTGAGTCTAGTCGCGCTAGGTGTGCTCATTATTCAAATAGCGCTTGGCGGTTGGCTTGCTGCAAATTATGCGGCACCGCATTGTAATGGTTTACCTTTGTGTAGCTACGCTCAACCATTTTCGCTCAGTAGTGTATTTCAGTTACCCCTTGAGCACAGTAATTACGAGTTTGGTGTGTTGTCGCAACAAGCGCGTATGTCTATACATTTATTGCATCGTATTTGGGCGCTTGTAACGTGTGTTGTTTTAGCTTTTATAATGTGGCGAATATACAGCCAAGCATACTCTCAAAAAATAAAAAATTGTGTGGTTAGCGTACTTGTTGCCTTACTTTGTCAGATAAGTTTAGGGCTTGCGGTGGTGCATTGGCACTTTCCGTTAGGGGTAGCACTGGCGCACAATTTAATGGCTGCCATACTATTATTAACAATGGTTAGGTTGTGTTACTACCTAAAGTCACGCACATAA
- the cyoE gene encoding heme o synthase, producing MALTIDKKALQGESSLPLINRTYNLLQDYLAISKFKVVAMLVLTAWVGLALAPDVGRGIAVQFTSLLGIGLLSAAAAVINHVVDSEIDSKMARTRHRPVAKGRLSKTHALSFAAAIGVAGFIMLMVWANTLTAILTLFALVGYAFVYTSFLKRATPQNIVIGGLAGAMPPLLGWVSETDQMAAAPWLLVMIIFTWTPPHFWALAIARKSDYERAKIPMLPVTHGIDFCKTCVVAYSVLLAVVCVLPYLIGMSGLIYLIGACALNAVFIYKAVKLKIAGNDETAMDLFRFSIIHLMVLFVVLFIDKWLPL from the coding sequence ATGGCACTTACAATTGATAAAAAAGCACTACAAGGCGAGAGCTCGCTACCTTTAATTAATCGTACTTATAATTTACTGCAAGATTACTTAGCTATCAGCAAATTTAAGGTTGTGGCTATGCTCGTATTAACAGCTTGGGTAGGCTTAGCGCTGGCTCCAGATGTAGGTAGAGGCATAGCTGTACAATTTACGAGTTTATTAGGTATTGGTTTACTATCTGCGGCAGCTGCGGTGATCAATCACGTTGTTGACAGCGAGATAGACTCAAAAATGGCGCGTACGCGTCATCGTCCTGTTGCTAAAGGGCGTTTGAGTAAGACCCACGCACTTAGTTTTGCAGCTGCTATTGGCGTAGCAGGTTTTATTATGCTGATGGTGTGGGCAAATACACTGACCGCAATACTGACTTTATTTGCATTGGTTGGCTATGCCTTTGTGTATACTTCATTTTTAAAACGTGCCACTCCGCAAAATATTGTTATTGGTGGTTTAGCGGGCGCTATGCCTCCGTTGCTTGGTTGGGTGTCTGAAACAGACCAAATGGCAGCCGCTCCATGGTTACTTGTAATGATTATTTTTACCTGGACACCACCGCACTTCTGGGCGCTTGCGATAGCCCGTAAAAGTGATTATGAACGAGCTAAAATACCCATGTTACCTGTTACTCACGGAATAGATTTTTGTAAAACATGTGTGGTTGCCTATTCTGTTTTACTGGCCGTTGTATGTGTATTACCTTACTTAATTGGTATGTCGGGATTAATATATTTAATTGGAGCTTGTGCATTAAATGCAGTATTCATATACAAAGCCGTTAAGTTAAAAATTGCCGGAAACGATGAAACTGCTATGGACTTATTTCGTTTTTCAATCATTCATTTAATGGTACTCTTTGTCGTATTATTTATAGATAAATGGCTCCCTTTATGA
- a CDS encoding transmembrane cytochrome oxidase associated protein: MKNKPLLLFVICCAIPLALAYGALKFDWLPTAITNHGEFLKQEVKLTNWQKNSPKQWTIALNYSAECNSACNEQLSALDNLYVALGKNQGKVDMAVMGIVNDKKLPWKMISGQQNLKPASLYLIDHMGLVVLEYPFKTQPQENRLVQKGLLKDLKKLLNYSRSS; the protein is encoded by the coding sequence ATGAAAAATAAACCACTTTTATTATTTGTAATCTGCTGCGCCATACCACTAGCTCTAGCATATGGTGCACTTAAATTTGATTGGTTACCAACGGCGATAACAAATCATGGTGAGTTTTTAAAACAAGAAGTAAAGCTTACTAATTGGCAAAAAAACAGCCCCAAACAGTGGACGATTGCTCTAAATTACTCCGCAGAGTGTAACAGTGCATGTAATGAACAACTAAGTGCGCTAGATAATTTATATGTGGCATTGGGTAAAAACCAAGGCAAGGTCGATATGGCGGTGATGGGGATCGTTAATGATAAAAAACTGCCTTGGAAAATGATAAGCGGCCAACAAAATTTAAAGCCAGCCAGCTTGTATTTAATCGATCATATGGGGCTTGTAGTTCTTGAATATCCTTTTAAAACGCAGCCACAAGAAAACCGTTTAGTACAAAAAGGTTTATTAAAAGATCTAAAAAAATTACTTAATTATTCTCGTTCGAGCTAA
- a CDS encoding response regulator, whose translation MKRILAVDDSASMRQMVSFTLKTAGFDVTEAKDGSEALAIAKQQDFDAVISDVNMPIMDGITLIRELRTLPNYKFTPLLMLTTESGLDKKVEGKAAGATGWIVKPFNPDQLLAVIKKVIR comes from the coding sequence ATGAAAAGAATTTTAGCGGTTGATGATTCTGCATCAATGCGTCAAATGGTGAGTTTTACCCTAAAAACAGCAGGGTTTGATGTAACCGAAGCAAAAGATGGTAGCGAAGCTTTAGCAATTGCAAAGCAGCAAGATTTTGATGCGGTAATATCCGATGTAAACATGCCTATTATGGACGGTATTACATTAATAAGAGAGCTGCGCACCTTACCTAATTATAAATTTACGCCATTGCTTATGCTCACAACAGAGTCTGGGCTTGATAAAAAAGTAGAGGGAAAAGCCGCAGGTGCTACAGGTTGGATTGTAAAACCTTTTAATCCTGATCAGTTGTTAGCGGTAATTAAAAAGGTTATTCGCTAG